A genomic stretch from Candidatus Hinthialibacter antarcticus includes:
- a CDS encoding GNAT family protein, whose amino-acid sequence MICGEITTLRAIEERDVERLRAWRNHPELMGLHFSDLPVSDIEQNKWYQAYATSRTKVFIVDAKQQEAVGYVLLKDLDHKNRQAEIGIHLDPSHQGKGYGKDAFLTLVRYCFAELNLHRVCLQVFAFNERAAGLYRKLGFVEEGRLRECFFTQGAYQDIIVMSVLESEFQA is encoded by the coding sequence ATGATTTGCGGCGAGATCACCACATTACGCGCCATCGAAGAACGTGACGTAGAGCGTCTGCGCGCTTGGCGCAATCATCCCGAATTGATGGGGCTGCATTTCAGCGACCTGCCGGTTTCCGATATTGAACAAAACAAATGGTATCAAGCGTACGCAACGTCGCGTACGAAAGTGTTTATTGTTGACGCCAAACAGCAGGAGGCGGTGGGCTACGTCTTGCTCAAAGACCTCGACCACAAAAACCGACAGGCCGAAATCGGCATCCACCTCGACCCCTCGCACCAGGGTAAAGGCTATGGCAAAGACGCGTTTTTAACATTGGTACGCTATTGTTTTGCTGAACTCAATCTGCATCGCGTGTGTTTGCAGGTGTTCGCGTTTAACGAACGCGCGGCGGGCCTGTACCGCAAACTCGGCTTTGTTGAAGAAGGCCGCCTGCGCGAATGCTTCTTCACCCAAGGCGCCTATCAGGACATCATCGTGATGTCAGTTCTCGAGAGTGAATTTCAAGCGTAA